GCAATAAAGGAATCATTAGCAGATGCTCTTGGTAACAAAAAAAGTGCAAATACTCAGCAGCTAAAGTTAATAGAGAGAATACATAAAAGCAACAGTGCTGTTCCTATTGATTTAGCAAAGTCTTTATCCAAAGCTAAGGTTGAATGCCAAAATTTATGGAAGCTATCTCATTCTGAAACCAGTAACTTAGAAAAACTAAAAGAACGTTTTACTGATTTAATCACACTCATTCGCGAAGTAGCTTCTATAAAATCGCAGCAATTAAAATGCTCAAAATACGACTCACTGCTTGCTGACTATGACTCTGATATCACAGAAAAGAATATAAGGGAAGTATTCCCCAAGGTAGGCAAATTTTTTAGCGAAAATGTGGATAAAATAATTGAAAAGCAGAAAAAGGATAAGGTTACTAATATACAAAAAGTTGCTACTCAGAAGCAGATTGAACTTGGCTCGTTATGTTTACAGCAAATGGGTATTGCACTAAATGAGATTCGTACTTCTTATTACTACCCTATAGATTATGATGAATCTGATTTTTGTTATGGTTTATTTTCACTTTTACGGCATAGTGGTTATGCAATTTATCAAAAATGTTTAGCGCAAAATTCTATAAGTAGCCCAATTACGAGACATGTTATGTATGAAACTCAAGGGTTATTTATGGAAAGGATGATTGGAACATCCAGAGAATTTATTGAGTTCATTCAACCACACATAAAAGAGAAATTTGCTATAAAAGGCAAAACTAATAGCAGTGTTGAAAATTTGCACTTGGTTTTCAATGAAATAAACCTTTCCTCTTCTTTAAAGAACGCAGATGAATTTAGTTTATTGGCTCACATTATGCTAAGAACCAAGTTAGAACAAGATCTAATAAATGGTACGTTAGAAATCAAAGATCTGCATGATGCATGGCTTGAAGGTATGAAGCATTATAAAATTCCAGTAAAAGCTAAAAATGAGCTGGACACTTATTTTCAAGATGAATATTGGGCAAGCGGTGTTATGGGCTACTTTCCTATAAAAATTATTGCTTTAATTGCTGCTGTGCAGATTTTCTCTTGCGTTAAAAAGAATCATTACGAATCATTAAGTGCTATAATAAAAGGAGATTTTAGTTTACTTATCAGTTGGTTATCTCAAAATGTATACAGTGCAAAGTATAGCCTTTTGGAACTGCTAAAAAAAGTAACAGGTGAGGATTTAGACGTTGAGTGTGTTACTTACTACTTATCTGAAAAGTATAATTTATCTCAATAAAATGGTTTTCTTGAGTTATGTATGAATTTTGTTCGAAAATTGACCGGAAAGTTTTATAGCCTTTTTACTTTCAAAGGTTTGTTTGCTAGCGATATTGCCATAGACCTTGGTACTGCAAACACTTTAGTTTATCAGAAAAATCAGGGAATAGTGCTTGATGAGCCTTCAGTTGTAGCAAGAATAAAAGAAAAAGGAAGCTACGTTCCTTATGCTTTTGGTAAAAAAGCTAAAATGATGCTTGGAAAAACGCCTGAAGAGATAGAGGCGATAAGGCCCTTAAAAGATGGAGTCATTGCTGATTTTAAAAATGCGGAAGAAATGCTAAAATATTTCATACGCAGTGCAAACACAAAATTCACTGTTAATAAACCTAATATTATCATATGCGTTCCATCTGGATCCACGCCAGTTGAAAGGCGTGCTATACAAGATGCAGCAGAAAGTGCTGGTGCAAATGAAGTGTTTTTAATTGAAGAACCAATGGCTGCAGCGATCGGAGCTGGGCTCCCGGTTACTGAACCTGAAGGTTCTATGATTGTTGATATAGGAGGCGGTACAACTGAAGTTGCAATTATTTCTTTAGGCGGAATTGTTTATTCACGTTCTGCCAGAGTAGGTGGCGATATTATGGATGAAGCAATAAAATCGTATATTCGTGAAAATCATAAATTATTAATCGGTGAAACAACTGCTGAAAAAATTAAGAAAAGCATAGGTTCAGCCAGTCTGCCAGGTGAAAATAACAAAGAGGGAATGATAATTAAAGGCAGGGATTTAGTGAGTGGCATGCCAAAAGAAATGCTTTTATCAGAATATCAAGTTGCAGAAAGTTTAATAGAGCCTGTGCATCAGATAATTTCTGCTATTAAAACAGCATTGGAGAGCACTCCCCCCGAACTTTCTTCTGATATAGTCGATAGAGGAATAGTTTTATCCGGTGGTGGTGGATTATTACGTAATCTAGGTAAAGTTATCAGTGAAACAACAAAATTACCGGTTCGTGTTGCAGATGACCCACTTTGTTGTGTTGCCTTGGGTAGTGGAAAAGTGCTTGAAAACATGGACTACTTCAGTCATGTTTTATTTAAGCAAGATTAATCACGATTTTGGTTGTTGAAATTTTTCAATTTTAAGGTTCTCAAGAAATATTTCTTATTGTGGAATTGTGCATAAATTGCACTAACTCTTTCAATTTTCATATTGTCCTGTACAATATCTATAGCTAGAGTAATTAGATTTACCTGCAATTTGATAAGCGTAAAACTCGTCATTCCGCTACTTGTTAGCGCCGCGGCGGTATGACGTAGGGCTGTGCTAGCTATATTTAATAAACTCGGATAACCATGCTAAAAGAATTTGAAATTGAACCTTTGTTAAAAGATAAAGCTCCACACCAAACCAAGGCTATTGTTGCAATGTCCGGGGGAGTTGATAGCTCCGTTGCTGCAGCACTGCTATATAACTTTGGGTACCAGGTGATAGGTGTGACTCTTCAACTCTATGGCACCGATGGTGCAAGAAAAGGTGCATGTTGTGCTGGACAGGATATTTATGACGCTAAGCGCGTGGCTGAAAGTGTTGGCTTTCCTCACTATATTTTAAACTATGAGGAAATATTCAAAAAGGAAGTAATAGAGGATTTTGCAAGTACCTATATGCGTGGGGAAACTCCCATACCATGCGTGAGATGTAACCAAACGGTAAAATTTCGTGATCTATTGCAAGTTACAAAAAATCTTGGTGCGGATGTACTCGTAACAGGACATTACGTGAGAAGGTTAGAAAAAAATGGTGAGGTAAAGTTGTGCAGAAGCATTGATAAAAGTAAAGATCAAAGTTATTTTTTGTTTGCAACTACTGAGGAGCAGTTAAAGCTTTTGCGATTTCCACTAGGTGGGTTCTATAAAAGTGATATAAGAAAATTAGCAAAATATTTCAGTTTACAAATTTCTGAAAAGCCGGACAGTCAAGATATATGCTTTGTTTCCGAAAGCTATAGTAAAACAATAGCTAAATTAGCTCCACAATCTGTACAGAAAGGAAAAATTGTGGATGTGAATGGAAAAGTGCTAGGTGAGCATAGTGGCATAGTAAATTTTACAGTAGGGCAAAGAAAAGGCTTAGGTGTTGGGTACAGTGAACCTCTTTACGTGATAAAAATTAATACAGAAAATAATGAGGTTATAGTAGGTCCGATCAACGCATTAATGCAAAAAAAAATATTGATCAAAGAGTTAAATTGGTTAGAACAACCAAAGGAAGGTATGGAAGTAACTGTGAAGCTGAGATCATCACATGCTGGAAGTTTAGCAACAATACATTCAACTGACGAAAAAAATAAAGCCTGTGTCATTTTAAACGACGATTACTTTGGCGTCAGTCCAGGTCAAGCCTGTGTAGCGTATAAAGATGAGCAAGTAATTGGCGGCGGATGGATATGCTCTTAACTAAAAGCTTTAATGCAGAGTGTAAACATACAATAGACTTCTTGCATAACCGTATAACATTGGGAATAGAAACGAAAAAACTTCCTTGACAAGCTTTGCCAGCCCCCTTATCATGATATGTATAACAATGTTACAAAAAATAATATCATAGAATTCAAGAAGATAATTCCTAAAGGGTTACTCATCTATAAAAGGCCGAATTTTGTTAGCTATTTAGATGTAAAAGGTAAGCTAAATTTTTATAAGGAAAAAACAATAATTAACTAAAAGAGAGCGCTGGACGAAGCAACTTAATTGGTTTGCTATTTCAACCACCATAACTCAATCAACAAATTTTGGAAAAAAACACCGTGTTTTGAGAACCTTATTTATCGACATATAAAATTTTTCTTGCCTCTTTTCAAAAAATAAAATATCTTAAATTAAGAATATTGATAATTCTTTATAGGGGGTATTATGCACGTAGGAAATTCTAATAGTCAGCAGGTAAGTCAGAATTTGCTGTCTTTTTCAGCTAATTCCTCTGATGAGGAGTGCTGTGATGCTAGTGATAAGGTTGAGAGATCTTCTATATCTTGTGAAAGTGATTCTGACCTGGAGTCTATTCCTACTGTATCACATTTTAAGCAGCATACTTGGAAAGACGGCAAATCTAAAAAAGTTGGCCAAAGTAGCTTTAATGAAAATAAGGGAACAAGGAAGTCATTTGGTGAAAATGGATATATAGAGGGACAATGGAAGAACAATCATTTGATAGAACTAGATTCGTGTCAATTTACTCATCCACATAATAATAAAACAGTTTATATTAGGAAGCAAAGTCCAGGTTATTTATTTACTTTTGATCAGGAAAACTTTATTGCAAGAGTAAGCTTCAACAAGATTGAAGAGTTAGATTTTGCTGGGCATCCTATAGATATAAAACGAAATTTTCTTGAAAAGCTTAAAATTACTAAAATTATAGAAGATGAATTATTAAATAACAGGGATAAAGCTTATGAACAATTTAAACAGTTTTTGCAGGATAGAAGTGGTAAAACTGCAGATAATCTTGAGTATGCAGAGGATCTTTTTCAGTTTTCTAAAAGATTAGAAGATTGGAGAAAGTTCTCTAGTAATATATCGATATTAGATGATGTAGTTAATAATCAGAACATTTCACGCGAGACAAATAGTAGTAGTCAACAATTGCTTAATAGAGAAAGAGCTCTGGATATAAGAAAGAAAGAGTTTTCTCGAGTTGATCAATTTTATACAAGGGATTTGCTGACAGGATTACAACAAATCTGTAAAGATGGAATAAATAATCACGGAAGTATCTTATATGACAAATATCTTTGGTCTATTTCTGTAATGGCTCCATCTGTTATGGTAGATCATTTATCTGACTTGCATGATAAATCGGTATTTTATATCAGTAATAAAGATATGGAGTTGTTTGCAGATCTTGTTGATATGATGAGTGAGCAACCTTTCCTGGATCTTGTAGGTGATTCATGGAATGCTTTATTTAAAAGGATAAAGGAAATGAGGGGAGAAGCACTAGGGAAACTTGCTTCTTCACAAAGTTTTACACCTTTAACTCATCCTATGTATTTTTATCTTTGTAAGAGCTTTCAGGAGCTAATTTTAGAGATTAGTAGTAAAACAGATATTTCTGTTAATGATCTACTGAAAAAAGACGATCAAGGAAAATGGGGCTTAATACAAACTATAAATTGGCCATTAACTTCCTCTCTAAACCGCTCTCTCGAACAGCAATATCACTTTATCTTTACACTAATGAAACATTTTGAGCCCGGTTATTATTCTGACAAAAAAGAATTTGAATACAAACTTAAATCGTTACAGGACCCTGGTGATGAAACGTGGTTGCAACGTATAAAAAACTCTGTTTCCAATTTATTTGGCAATAATGAGTTATCATCCATATCTCAAGAGCGCTTAGCATGGATATATATTATTGACAGTGCAATTACTAATCTGCTTTCCGAAAAAGAATTAAAGTTATTTGAACCTCTCATACAAGGCTATATGGATTTTATTAAAAACACAGAAGGTGATCATTATGAGTCATTTCGAATAGCAACACATAATGTTATAAGATTTATAGCACAAACAAGTCCTTATCTTTCAAAAGAGATTTCAGTAATTGATCAAACTATTCTAACAAAACAAATAGAATCTATTAAGAAGGCGTTTTTAGATAAACAATCTGGTGATTTTAGAGATTTGGTAGATGTATATAATGAGTATTGGAAGAATAGGGAATCTATTTTAGAAAAAATTCCTGATAAATTTCCTTATGGGAAGTTCAAGCAAGACATGGAAGAAATACGTCAAACATTACTTAATATTGCAAGTACTGTACTTGATCAAAAAGCAAAATCACAAGAGTTAATTAAGTACTTTAGATCATTTAATGAGTTTTTAGAGGATTTAAATAGTATAGAATTCAGTTGGTTTATTAAAGGAACTAATAATGACTTAACTGAAGTAGAAGTAGCCAATAAAGATAAAAATTCATATAAGGTTTTAGATCCTGAAAATTTCATCAAAAAATATAAGGATAATATCCCTAATCACTACTTAATTGAAATCACTCAAGATCTATTAAATAGTGTAAGTAATTTACTTGAGCAAAAAAAATGGTCTGATGACGATAATTTGAGTGCAGCAAGTGAGTTACTGTCAGCAATTAAGAAATCTTTTCTTTATCTAAAGGAGCAACCTAACTACGTGTCTTTCGATATATTCAAAGAAGAAAGTACAAAGCCGTTTATTTCTGTAGTAGAGAATAGCATATCTTATGAGGATTTTAAAAAACGAATTGGTATCATAGGGGAATCTTTTTGGTATTTAAGAAAACAAGATGAGATTGATATAGACAAAGCTTTAGAGCTATATAGAAAAGAAAACAATAATAGCACAGTAGAAACACTAAGAGATTGCTATAACAGATACTTAAAAGAATTTAACTCCTATATACAAGAGACTTCTGACAAAAATTACCAAGATAAAATTAAATTTATTACTGAAAAGGTACGGGAGCAATCAAAACAAATTAAAATTGATGAATGGAACACAAAATTCAAGAGAGAAACTTTACCTGATCTTCTTGCTGGATTAGCTGCTGTGTGGTCTATACAAGAATCAAAGGATATTGCAAGTACAGGAAAAAGCTTAAAGCCACATTGTATTCAAATATTATGCATTTTGCGATTGTTAAGTGTTGATAAAGACTCTAAAGGTGTTGATAAGCATCTTGCGCAAGTCTTAACAGGGCAAGGGAAATCGCTTGTACTAGGTTTACTCTCTTCACTATTAGTATTGACAGGTCATAAGGTCAGAACTGTTTGTTATAGTGAATACTTAGCAACTCGAGATCAACAAGATTTTAACGGCTTTTTTAAGGAGTTTGGTATTGGTGACAAGATAACTTATGGTACATTTGAGAAGATGGCAAATGAAGTGATAAAGCCTGAGGTAAATGGCAAGAAGCAAGGTTTAAGAGAATTAGTTGAAGGTCTTATTTTAAATCACAGTGCGGAGCAATCTGGACAGATAAAGCAAGAGGATATTAGTAATACTACTCTTTTAATAGATGAAGTGGATGTTTTCTTTTCTGATCAATTCTATGGGAATACTTATGGTGCATGTAACACTATAGGTATTCCAGGACTAGCTAGTATTCAAGAAGAAATATGGGGAATGGCCAGCAAAAATTATGAAAAAAGTACTATTTTGAAAGCGGTAGAAGAATTCATTAAGAAAAAGATAGGAGAAAGAAATCAAAATTTTAAAGAATTTAGTAAATTTTTATTTAAACCTGGAAAATACTATCTTTTGAAAGAAGAAGATAATGTGGTTATTAAAAAAGAATATACTAATCATTCTCTCTATCAAGAACATCTAGAGAAAATGATTGATGCTGCAATAAAGGTTGCAAAAGGAAGTGATAAAGACTGGTACATTAACAACTATAAAATTAACGATAAAGGAATCATAAGTTATAGAAGAGACGATGGATTTTATTCCACTTTCACTTATTGCAGCTATTACAACGTATTTAATTACTTTAGGTTAAAGAAAAAAGACTTTGATTGTAAAAATTATGGGTATTTGAATATAGACTGTGGCAAAGTGTCTTATGCAGAATTGCCTAAGGAATATCCTCTTATCTTAGGAGTAAGTGGTACCTTGACTACGCTAGATGAGCATGAAAAAAAAGCGGTAAGAAAATCTTATAACATCAGAGAAAATTCCATCATGCCATTTTTTTTGGTGATTCTCATTTGAAATTTAATTCAAGTGAAAATTTTACATCTCAGAATTCAGAAGAAGAATGGCTCAGTAAAATTTTTAATCGTGCAAACTCTAAGGTTGGTTCAGGACAATCAGTGTTAATATTTTTTGATACAGATGTA
The window above is part of the Wolbachia endosymbiont (group A) of Bibio marci genome. Proteins encoded here:
- a CDS encoding carboxypeptidase; its protein translation is MKSYKFLEEVLYRVKNIENTLKVLNQSQLNIEDKVEQMSLLEEIRHEIISHDAIKESLADALGNKKSANTQQLKLIERIHKSNSAVPIDLAKSLSKAKVECQNLWKLSHSETSNLEKLKERFTDLITLIREVASIKSQQLKCSKYDSLLADYDSDITEKNIREVFPKVGKFFSENVDKIIEKQKKDKVTNIQKVATQKQIELGSLCLQQMGIALNEIRTSYYYPIDYDESDFCYGLFSLLRHSGYAIYQKCLAQNSISSPITRHVMYETQGLFMERMIGTSREFIEFIQPHIKEKFAIKGKTNSSVENLHLVFNEINLSSSLKNADEFSLLAHIMLRTKLEQDLINGTLEIKDLHDAWLEGMKHYKIPVKAKNELDTYFQDEYWASGVMGYFPIKIIALIAAVQIFSCVKKNHYESLSAIIKGDFSLLISWLSQNVYSAKYSLLELLKKVTGEDLDVECVTYYLSEKYNLSQ
- a CDS encoding rod shape-determining protein, giving the protein MNFVRKLTGKFYSLFTFKGLFASDIAIDLGTANTLVYQKNQGIVLDEPSVVARIKEKGSYVPYAFGKKAKMMLGKTPEEIEAIRPLKDGVIADFKNAEEMLKYFIRSANTKFTVNKPNIIICVPSGSTPVERRAIQDAAESAGANEVFLIEEPMAAAIGAGLPVTEPEGSMIVDIGGGTTEVAIISLGGIVYSRSARVGGDIMDEAIKSYIRENHKLLIGETTAEKIKKSIGSASLPGENNKEGMIIKGRDLVSGMPKEMLLSEYQVAESLIEPVHQIISAIKTALESTPPELSSDIVDRGIVLSGGGGLLRNLGKVISETTKLPVRVADDPLCCVALGSGKVLENMDYFSHVLFKQD
- the mnmA gene encoding tRNA 2-thiouridine(34) synthase MnmA, with the protein product MLKEFEIEPLLKDKAPHQTKAIVAMSGGVDSSVAAALLYNFGYQVIGVTLQLYGTDGARKGACCAGQDIYDAKRVAESVGFPHYILNYEEIFKKEVIEDFASTYMRGETPIPCVRCNQTVKFRDLLQVTKNLGADVLVTGHYVRRLEKNGEVKLCRSIDKSKDQSYFLFATTEEQLKLLRFPLGGFYKSDIRKLAKYFSLQISEKPDSQDICFVSESYSKTIAKLAPQSVQKGKIVDVNGKVLGEHSGIVNFTVGQRKGLGVGYSEPLYVIKINTENNEVIVGPINALMQKKILIKELNWLEQPKEGMEVTVKLRSSHAGSLATIHSTDEKNKACVILNDDYFGVSPGQACVAYKDEQVIGGGWICS